One Chanodichthys erythropterus isolate Z2021 chromosome 10, ASM2448905v1, whole genome shotgun sequence DNA segment encodes these proteins:
- the LOC137028322 gene encoding trace amine-associated receptor 13c-like, with translation MYRKQCHSSAVKVPSISTKIAHGRPEKIKLIQWPTRLIRWYSGEAGFSSNKFVSLLSAWTVFLNLLVIISISHFKKLHTPTNMIILSLALADVLMGLVMPIEGTRLIETCWYFGDTFCRLFVVILELLFSASLSNLVLIAVDRYLAVCHPLLYPQKITTTKTAITIFLSWVCSSSYYFIIAINNGPLETSLRTDTCYGECYFTMGFAWIVTDLFIGFIFPCTVIITLYLRIFYVVHQQVKVINSLKGGKCVMEGSVRRKSEGKAALTLGIIVTVYLLCYIPYYICSISVTSTTTINILAWVLYANSGMNPLVYALFYPWFKKTVKHILTRKIFQPASSLVNIFTEH, from the exons ATGTACCGCAAACAGTGTCACTCTAGTGCGGtgaaagtcccttcaatatcaacaaagattgcgcacgggagacccgaga AAATCAAACTGATTCAATGgccgaccagactcatccgctggtacagtggtgaggctggattttccag CAATAAGTTTGTATCATTGCTGTCAGCATGGACTGTGTTTCTGAACCTGCTGGTGATCATCTCCATCTCTCACTTCAAGAAGCTTCACACTCCAACAAACATGATCATTCTCTCTCTAGCTTTGGCTGATGTTCTTATGGGACTTGTCATGCCCATAGAGGGCACCAGGCTGATTGAGACATGTTGGTACTTTGGAGACACTTTCTGTAGACTGTTTGTTGTAATCCTTGAATTGCTCTTCTCCGCATCTCTCagtaatttagttttaattgcTGTTGATCGTTATTTGGCTGTATGTCACCCTTTACTGTACCCACAGAAAATAACCACAACTAAAACTGCCATAACCATCTTTCTGAGTTGGGTTTGTTCCTCATCTTATTACTTTATCATTGCAATTAATAATGGACCATTAGAAACTTCACTCAGAACAGACACATGCTATGGAGAGTGTTATTTTACAATGGGTTTTGCCTGGATAGTCACTGATCTGTTCATTGGTTTTATTTTTCCTTGTACCGTGATCATAACTTTGTATTTGAGGATTTTCTATGTTGTACATCAGCAAGTGAAAGTTATAAACTCTCTAAAGGGTGGTAAATGTGTAATGGAAGGTTCAGTGAGGAGGAAATCTGAGGGTAAAGCTGCTCTGACATTAGGAATCATTGTAACAGTTTATCTGCTTTGCTATATTCCATACTATATCTGTTCTATATCAGTAACCTCTACCACAACCATAAATATTTTGGCCTGGGTTTTGTATGCAAACTCAGGTATGAATCCTCTGGtctatgctttattttatcCCTGGTTTAAAAAGACAGTTAAACACATCTTAACACGGAAAATATTTCAGCCAGCATCCTCTCTTGTCAATATCTTTACAGAacattaa